The following coding sequences lie in one Halomonas sp. 'Soap Lake #6' genomic window:
- a CDS encoding MFS transporter, which translates to MNRVVTQKVGQRQAAGLAFALCMITTAVNLQAPLYDALAARDGLGVGAATIAFACYVVGIVPVLLGLNGLADRVGRKPLIVTALLLCFLATAITLIVPGLVALGIARLLLGVSTGLTSAVAPAYMQILVAAKDKDKATNYVTASTALGFGLGAAVTSLFIFHTPSISPPSLWLYLVAASLALLVVFTLRDGASIDSARIDSAARIDSALNLTKSPMLRLPSYPNGALSFGLAILLAWATVGLVIAILPSALNQHGLSAWSGFATFGICSCGVLFQPWARKLAPCNATSLGLVILPIAYGLIAWGAVQGYLAAVLLGTVAASSACYGFIYLGGLSGVLAIAGTSATQASAGFFLMAYLGFSIPVITTGILIDAVGHTLALTLFGLALLGGVIATLVLLQRLGRQAPALKLS; encoded by the coding sequence ATGAACCGAGTTGTTACGCAAAAGGTTGGCCAAAGGCAAGCTGCTGGCTTGGCGTTTGCGCTGTGTATGATTACCACGGCGGTTAATTTACAGGCCCCACTTTACGATGCATTGGCCGCGCGTGATGGCCTTGGGGTAGGTGCAGCAACTATAGCCTTCGCCTGCTATGTGGTGGGCATTGTACCAGTGCTGCTGGGTTTAAATGGATTGGCAGACCGGGTAGGGCGCAAGCCATTAATCGTTACAGCACTACTGTTATGTTTCCTGGCCACAGCCATTACCCTGATAGTGCCTGGTTTAGTGGCGCTGGGTATTGCTCGCCTTCTGCTGGGTGTTAGTACGGGGCTAACCTCCGCGGTGGCTCCTGCTTATATGCAGATACTTGTGGCAGCGAAGGATAAGGATAAAGCGACAAACTATGTCACCGCCAGTACAGCGCTGGGTTTTGGCCTGGGGGCAGCTGTCACTAGCTTGTTTATTTTTCATACGCCTAGCATATCTCCTCCCAGCCTATGGCTTTATTTAGTTGCTGCTTCGCTGGCACTGCTGGTTGTCTTTACGCTGAGAGATGGCGCTTCGATAGATAGCGCTCGGATAGATAGTGCTGCTCGGATAGATAGTGCGCTGAACCTAACGAAGAGTCCTATGTTACGTCTTCCCAGCTACCCTAATGGGGCCTTGTCTTTTGGGTTGGCGATTTTACTCGCCTGGGCAACGGTAGGGTTGGTAATCGCGATTCTTCCTTCAGCATTAAACCAGCACGGCTTATCCGCCTGGAGTGGCTTCGCTACCTTTGGCATTTGCAGCTGTGGGGTGCTTTTCCAGCCTTGGGCGAGGAAACTCGCTCCCTGCAACGCCACCTCATTAGGGTTAGTAATTCTACCAATAGCCTATGGGCTAATCGCCTGGGGCGCTGTGCAGGGCTATCTGGCGGCGGTGTTGCTGGGAACGGTTGCCGCCAGTAGTGCCTGCTATGGATTTATCTATTTGGGGGGATTAAGCGGCGTGTTGGCGATAGCGGGAACATCCGCGACCCAAGCTAGCGCGGGCTTTTTTTTGATGGCCTATCTTGGCTTCAGTATCCCAGTGATTACTACCGGAATACTGATTGATGCTGTAGGTCATACGTTGGCGTTAACGCTGTTTGGCCTCGCGCTGCTAGGCGGTGTGATTGCCACGCTAGTACTGTTGCAAAGACTCGGTCGCCAAGCGCCCGCTCTCAAGCTGTCATGA
- a CDS encoding cation diffusion facilitator family transporter, with product MKTESSTLAFSAFMALLIGCAGIIATLASNSQAILLDGLFNLIYFSVALVTIKVSKLASRPDSESYPFGYSYFESLVNLCKGLLILGVSIFALVDAVAALLTGGREISAGLAVIYALFATAACSLTAWVMHRSQRHVHSPLISADKLNWMVNSMISAAVLAAFCLVMLFERLGWHTVVPYVDSVLVMAVVVLCLGVPVRMASQALRELLNKTPEESIAEPVRQAVARGLADIDTLEVRVRMVRPGRLLYVIVHVVLPKELSDISIIPQDKLRARIDEEVRRDYSPVVCDVVFTADTRWAEPSCGLLVEKHPS from the coding sequence ATGAAGACTGAATCAAGCACCTTAGCCTTCTCCGCATTTATGGCGTTGCTAATTGGCTGTGCAGGCATTATTGCCACATTAGCCTCCAATTCCCAAGCGATCCTGCTGGACGGGCTATTTAACCTTATCTACTTTAGCGTAGCACTGGTGACCATCAAGGTAAGCAAATTAGCCAGCCGCCCAGATAGCGAATCATACCCTTTTGGCTATAGCTACTTTGAGTCACTGGTTAACCTATGCAAAGGATTACTGATTTTAGGCGTCTCTATCTTTGCATTGGTGGATGCAGTGGCTGCCCTACTAACGGGCGGCCGCGAGATTTCAGCGGGGCTTGCCGTTATCTATGCGCTATTTGCCACCGCCGCCTGCTCGCTAACGGCCTGGGTGATGCATCGTAGCCAACGCCATGTGCATAGCCCGCTGATAAGTGCTGACAAACTCAACTGGATGGTCAACAGCATGATTTCAGCTGCGGTATTAGCCGCCTTTTGTTTGGTAATGCTATTTGAGCGGTTGGGTTGGCATACCGTTGTTCCCTATGTGGATTCGGTCTTGGTTATGGCGGTGGTAGTGCTCTGTTTAGGCGTCCCCGTACGGATGGCCTCTCAAGCGCTACGGGAACTGCTTAACAAAACACCTGAAGAATCCATTGCTGAACCGGTACGCCAAGCAGTGGCACGAGGCCTTGCAGATATCGATACGCTGGAAGTAAGGGTACGCATGGTGCGTCCCGGTCGCCTTCTGTATGTGATCGTACATGTGGTGCTGCCCAAAGAGCTCTCGGATATTTCCATTATCCCCCAGGATAAGTTGCGGGCTCGTATTGATGAAGAAGTACGCCGAGACTACTCACCGGTGGTATGTGATGTGGTGTTCACTGCAGATACACGCTGGGCAGAGCCCTCTTGCGGGCTGTTAGTAGAAAAGCATCCCTCATGA
- a CDS encoding GNAT family N-acetyltransferase: MRYANDLTFKLIAPEDAAELLIFETAERDWFEQHIEARPEHFYTLEGITQHIVECLELNAQRRMSPLLIRDKGVMIGRANLRDMHSGQGKVGYRIAQQASGQGIAQRALQHLISEARSVYRLHTLTAIVSLENGASRYVLEKAGFEVAETLPAYSLVGARRLDCVVYKRSISSHKRV, translated from the coding sequence ATGCGCTATGCCAACGATTTGACCTTCAAGCTGATAGCTCCAGAAGATGCTGCCGAGTTGCTGATTTTTGAAACCGCAGAGCGTGACTGGTTTGAGCAGCATATCGAGGCGCGGCCTGAGCACTTTTACACGCTGGAAGGTATTACACAGCACATAGTTGAGTGTTTGGAGCTTAACGCCCAGCGCCGTATGAGCCCGTTACTGATTCGTGATAAAGGCGTAATGATAGGTCGTGCCAATTTACGTGATATGCATAGCGGCCAGGGCAAGGTTGGCTATCGCATCGCCCAGCAGGCCAGCGGTCAAGGAATCGCTCAACGTGCGTTGCAGCACCTAATCAGCGAAGCGCGCAGTGTTTATCGCCTGCATACCCTTACAGCGATTGTGTCACTAGAGAATGGCGCTTCCCGATATGTGTTGGAAAAAGCCGGATTTGAAGTAGCAGAAACGCTGCCAGCGTATTCATTGGTGGGAGCAAGGAGGCTTGATTGTGTGGTTTATAAGCGCTCAATATCTAGCCATAAAAGGGTATGA
- a CDS encoding type VI secretion system Vgr family protein, protein MANGTGLQFTLTLPGVDDIAVMDFTHREALSQPFELIVNLASRDDTLDAAELLDREAALTIWQDGEPLRQIHGVICEFGRGDRGHRRTFYSLVLRPALWRLSLRQNSRIFQKADPFTIINTLCDEQGITDVSFAVTRDLPEREYCVQYRETDLAFIERLAAEEGLFYFHEFAESSHRLAFADDPQVLTNLGERPYNSRAGGTAPQRHVRKLSHKARVATASATLKDYSFKNPAYAQLHEHQGRDVEAHGQHADYEHYDYPGRYKQDASGEPFTRIRLEQLRREAITAQAESDLPELAPGLRFTLADHDTSSLNRDWQVLEVIHQGEQPQALEEDGMTQSDASGMTRYHNHVTLIPGDSPWRATPNPKPRVDGPQVAFVVGPEGEEIHCDEHGRVKVQFPWDRYAEPDDTASCWVRVAQGWAGGGYGSMAIPRVGHEVIVEFLEGDPDQPLITGRTYHASNIPPYPLPEHKTRTVLRTQSHKAEGFNELRFEDEAGEEQIWLHAQKDLELLTLNDRIEEVRNDSFLHVNNDRISEIDNDDHHTVHGNRFERTEGQQHFSVEGSLHIKAGQAWLSESGRELHIKAGQKVVLEAGSELALKAGGSFIQLDSGGVTIVGPRVRVNAGGSPGNGSGLAVESPLLPGHAMAEVHEVIAHVTHEALLEASAVEASIVQLCQRQTDGSCPLADCPCPRRAG, encoded by the coding sequence ATGGCCAATGGTACAGGCCTGCAATTCACCCTAACGCTACCCGGCGTTGATGATATCGCGGTGATGGATTTTACCCACCGCGAAGCGCTCTCTCAGCCCTTTGAGCTGATCGTCAACCTGGCCAGTCGTGACGACACTCTTGATGCCGCTGAACTACTGGATCGTGAAGCGGCCCTGACCATTTGGCAGGATGGCGAGCCGCTGCGTCAGATCCACGGGGTTATCTGTGAGTTTGGCCGTGGTGACCGAGGCCACCGCCGCACCTTCTACTCCCTGGTGCTGCGGCCTGCGCTGTGGCGGCTTTCGCTGCGCCAAAACTCGCGTATTTTTCAAAAGGCTGACCCGTTCACTATCATCAATACCCTGTGCGATGAGCAGGGCATTACCGATGTCTCTTTTGCCGTCACCCGTGATCTTCCAGAGCGCGAGTACTGTGTGCAGTACCGCGAGACCGACCTCGCCTTTATCGAGCGATTGGCCGCAGAAGAAGGCCTGTTCTACTTCCATGAATTTGCAGAGAGCAGTCACCGGCTAGCCTTCGCCGATGACCCCCAGGTACTTACTAATCTCGGTGAACGGCCCTACAACAGCCGTGCCGGGGGCACCGCCCCCCAGCGCCATGTACGCAAGCTAAGCCACAAAGCGCGAGTGGCTACCGCCTCCGCCACGCTGAAAGACTACAGCTTTAAAAACCCCGCTTATGCACAACTGCACGAACACCAAGGCCGCGATGTAGAAGCCCATGGTCAACATGCTGACTATGAACACTACGACTACCCCGGCCGCTATAAGCAGGACGCCTCCGGCGAACCCTTTACCCGCATTCGCCTGGAACAGCTGCGCCGGGAAGCGATCACCGCCCAAGCAGAAAGCGACCTGCCCGAGCTTGCCCCCGGCTTGCGCTTCACGCTGGCCGACCACGATACCAGCAGCCTTAACCGCGACTGGCAGGTTCTTGAGGTTATTCACCAGGGTGAGCAGCCCCAGGCGCTGGAAGAAGATGGAATGACCCAAAGTGACGCAAGCGGTATGACGCGTTACCACAATCACGTCACACTGATCCCCGGTGATAGCCCCTGGCGTGCCACCCCCAACCCCAAACCACGGGTCGATGGCCCCCAAGTGGCCTTTGTGGTTGGCCCCGAAGGGGAAGAGATTCACTGCGACGAGCACGGCCGAGTCAAAGTGCAGTTCCCCTGGGACCGCTACGCTGAACCAGACGACACCGCTAGTTGCTGGGTACGCGTCGCCCAAGGCTGGGCCGGTGGTGGCTACGGCAGTATGGCAATACCCAGGGTCGGCCATGAAGTTATCGTGGAATTTTTAGAAGGTGATCCAGACCAGCCGTTGATCACGGGCCGCACCTACCACGCCTCCAACATCCCGCCGTACCCACTACCGGAACACAAAACCCGCACGGTACTACGCACCCAAAGCCACAAGGCCGAAGGCTTCAACGAGCTGCGTTTTGAAGACGAAGCCGGTGAAGAACAAATTTGGCTCCACGCCCAGAAAGACTTGGAGCTATTAACGCTGAACGACCGTATTGAAGAGGTTCGCAACGACAGTTTCTTGCACGTCAACAACGACCGCATCAGTGAGATCGACAACGACGACCACCACACAGTGCATGGTAATCGCTTTGAACGCACCGAAGGCCAGCAGCATTTCAGTGTAGAAGGCTCACTACATATCAAGGCGGGGCAGGCGTGGTTAAGCGAAAGCGGCCGCGAACTACACATCAAAGCAGGCCAAAAAGTAGTGCTAGAAGCGGGGAGTGAACTGGCCCTCAAGGCCGGTGGCAGCTTTATCCAGCTGGATAGTGGTGGTGTCACCATCGTCGGCCCACGGGTAAGAGTGAACGCAGGCGGCAGCCCCGGTAATGGCTCCGGGCTGGCAGTAGAAAGCCCATTACTGCCAGGGCATGCAATGGCGGAGGTGCATGAAGTGATAGCGCATGTGACACATGAGGCACTGTTGGAAGCTTCGGCAGTGGAGGCTAGCATTGTCCAGTTATGTCAGAGGCAAACTGATGGCAGCTGCCCTCTGGCTGACTGCCCATGCCCGAGGAGGGCTGGCTGA
- a CDS encoding DUF4123 domain-containing protein, translated as MRYTLTLPEPRQHRYWLVETASLPENEVLRRFYATVQQPMFRWLYDGTAYQAVRDSGPVLLDITQDASVWHQFSAEWAGKAASVVIDTSESLDDLHRRLAICITINTRGNGVGLLRFHEPAALHLLLGEEMLSLDNRVALMGESVCWSWVLCQSQGGIVYEHYCSPKSVNNMDIAGRTALRLEDVTQQRLSSLTHFSRLMPVLGKAIYRFNLLPRQVEITLLWSSLERYWHATWQSRLPRKQVVENALGMLASSNALEHFIETLSLDAMRWHNKGHRNVSEPPV; from the coding sequence ATGCGCTATACATTAACGCTACCAGAACCGAGGCAGCACCGTTACTGGTTAGTCGAAACCGCTAGTCTTCCTGAAAATGAAGTATTGCGCCGATTCTATGCCACCGTACAACAACCTATGTTTCGTTGGCTCTATGACGGCACAGCCTATCAGGCGGTGCGAGATAGTGGCCCTGTTTTACTAGATATCACACAGGACGCTAGTGTTTGGCACCAATTTAGCGCTGAGTGGGCGGGAAAAGCCGCGTCGGTGGTGATTGATACGTCTGAGTCTTTGGATGATTTACACCGACGTCTAGCCATCTGCATAACGATAAATACGCGAGGTAACGGGGTAGGGCTGCTGCGTTTTCACGAGCCGGCCGCCTTACACCTCTTGCTTGGTGAAGAGATGCTCTCTCTGGATAATCGCGTTGCACTAATGGGCGAAAGTGTTTGCTGGTCCTGGGTGCTTTGCCAAAGCCAGGGAGGCATTGTTTATGAGCACTACTGCTCACCTAAAAGTGTCAACAACATGGACATAGCAGGCAGAACGGCATTGCGGCTAGAGGACGTTACTCAGCAGCGGCTGTCCAGCTTGACGCATTTTTCTCGGTTGATGCCTGTGCTGGGGAAAGCAATATATCGTTTTAACCTATTGCCAAGACAGGTAGAAATTACGCTCCTCTGGTCGTCGCTGGAGCGCTACTGGCACGCTACCTGGCAAAGCAGACTGCCACGTAAGCAAGTTGTTGAAAATGCGCTAGGTATGCTGGCAAGCAGTAACGCACTTGAGCACTTCATCGAGACCCTCTCTCTTGATGCGATGCGATGGCATAACAAAGGACACCGGAATGTCTCAGAACCACCCGTGTAG